The Vibrio echinoideorum DNA window TGGTCAATTTATAACATGCTCACTACTTTAAATGAGCTTGTAAGAACTATAGGGAAATTTCATGCCTACTGAAAAACCAACTATCATCTATACCATTACAGACGAAGCTCCGGCGCTAGCAACTTATTCTCTGCTGCCAATCATTCAATCTTTTACAGCTTCTTCTGGTATTAACGTTGATACTCGCGACATTTCACTTGCAGGGCGCATTATTGCCAACTTCCCTGAGCATCTGAATGAAGAGCAACGTATTGGTGATGCATTAGCGGAACTAGGTGAATTGGCTAAGACACCAGAAGCAAACATCATTAAGCTTCCAAACGTATCCGCATCTGTACCTCAGCTTCAAGCTACGATCAAAGAGCTTCAGTCAAAAGGTTACGCGCTTCCTAATTACCCAGAAGAAGCCAAGACTGACGAAGAGAAAGCAATCAAAGCAACTTACGACAAGATTAAAGGTAGTGCGGTAAACCCGGTTCTACGTGAAGGTAATTCAGATCGTCGTGCGCCGCTTTCAGTTAAAAACTACGCTAAGAAAAACCCGCATTCAATGGGTGCTTGGTCTGCAGATTCTCAGTCTCATGTTTCAAGTATGGATGACAAAGATTTCTTTGGTAGCGAAAAGTCAGTAACGATTGACGGTGCTACTGAAGTGAGTATCGAGTTTGTAGCTAAAGATGGCGCTAAGAAAACATTGAAGCCAGCTTTTGCTCTACAAGATCAAGAAATCATTGATGCATCCGTGATGAATAAAGCGGCTTTGGTTGCCTTCTTTGAAAAAGAGATCGCATCGGCTAAAGAACAAGGTGTACTGCTTTCACTTCACATGAAAGCAACGATGATGAAAGTGTCTGACCCAGTGATCTTTGGTCACGCGGTTAAGGTTTACTACAAAGATGTATTTGCAAAACACGGTCAACTGTTCGACGAGCTAGGTGTTGACGTTAACAACGGCATCGGTGATGTATACGCGAAGATTGCAGCGCTTCCTCAAGAGCAGAGAGAAGCGATTGAAGCTGACCTACAAGCGGTGTATGAGACTCAGCCTCCACTAGCGATGGTTGACTCAGATCGTGGCATTACTAACCTACACGTTCCAAGTGACATCATTGTTGATGCCTCTATGCCTGCAATGTTGCGTTCTTCAGGTCAAATGTGGGATCCAGAAGGTAAGCAAAAAGATACTAAAGCTATGATCCCAGATCGCAGCTACGCAAGCATCTACCAAGCTGTTATTGATTTCTGTAAAGAGAACGGTGCTTTCGACCCTACAACTATGGGTAGCGTACCAAACGTTGGCCTGATGGCTCAAAAAGCGGAAGAATACGGTTCTCACGATAAGACTTTCATCCTAGAAGCTGCTGGTCAGGTTCAAGTGGTTGACGCTTCTGGTTCTGTGCTTCTTGAGCAAGACGTAGAGGAAGGCGATATCTTCCGTATGTGTCAGGTGAAAGATGCTCCGATTCAAGACTGGGTTAAGCTAGCTGTTACTCGTGCGCGTGCGGCGGGTGTCCCTGCTGTGTTTTGGTTAGATGCGGCTCGTGCGCATGATGCTCAACTTATTAAGAAAGTAGAAGCTTACCTTCCTGAGTATGATACAAATGGTCTAGAAATTAAGATTCTGGCACCGCTCGAAGCAACTCAGTACTCACTGGTTCGTATTAAAGAAGGTCTAGATACTATTTCTGTTACAGGTAACGTGTTGCGTGACTATCTAACAGACTTGTTCCCAATTCTAGAGCTTGGAACGTCAGCTAAAATGCTGTCGATCGTTCCACTAATGAACGGTGGCGGTCTGTTTGAAACAGGTGCTGGCGGTTCTGCTCCTAAGCACGTGCAACAAGTCGAGAAAGAAAACCACCTGCGTTGGGATTCTTTAGGTGAATTCTTGGCATTAGCGGCATCTCTAGAGCACCTAAGCGTAGTCACTGGCAATGCTAAGGCACAAGTTCTCGCTGACGCGCTTGATAAAGCGACGGGTGAATTCCTAGATAAAAACAAATCGCCTTCACGCCGAGTAGGTGAGCTTGATAACCGTGGTAGCCATTACTACCTAGCAACATACTGGGCTAAAGCGCTTGCTGAGCAAACGGCTGACGCTGACCTTGCTGCTGAGTTTGCTGGTGTTGCAAGTCAACTGGCTGAAAGTGAAGAAGCTATTGTTGCTGAGCTTAACAGCGCACAAGGCGTAGTAGGCGATTTAGGTGGTTACTACCTACTTGATGATGCTCTTGTGTCAGCACTAATGCGTCCAAGTGCTACGTTAAACGCACTTATTGATGCGTAATTCTGTATTTACTAGCTAAAGTGAAATTTAAGACGCTTTAACGCTTAACGTTAAAGCGTCTTTTTTTATGGATGATTATCTCGTTGTGAGGTTGAGCTTCGCTAATGTAAGTATTCCATATGAAATGGTTAGTGTTATAGATCGAAAAAACCGCTCATCCATACCTGTATAACAGTGAGTAAATGAGCGGTCTTAATGTTCTGTTTTACCAAGTTGTCCCTTAACTAGGCCTAATTAAGGTAAATGTAACGTTGGTAATTGCCTATTTAGCGGCGCAACCTTCTACAGGAACAACGGAGCTAGCATGTGAGCCTTTAGGCCCACTTTCTACTTCATAGTCGACCTGCTGGCCTGCCTTCAAGGTTCGATAACCTTCCATTTGTATGGTGGAGTAGTGTGCAAAAATATCGCCGTCTTCACCTTCTGGACAAATAAAGCCAAACCCTTTGGCATTGTTAAACCATTTTACTGTACCTGTAGCCATGCTATACATCCCTCATGCATTTTGTTACTAACGTTGTTATATCAATTGATTTCATACCAATAATAGTCAATAACTGCTCATCCTAGCTTAGTTAAACGGCTCGATAACGTCGTAAAAAATTTTTGATTGTAGAATATCTACCTATCGAAAAATTTCGCCTTGCTCTCAAGCTTTTTTTGCGCCACTTCTGTTCATTTATTAACTGTAATTAGTACAAGTGCTATCGACATCATTCCTACCAACTAAAGAATTTCAGTTGATAGTTTTTAATCTCGTACATTGCTAACGGAAATTAACGCTACCCTGCGTACTATTCCTTATTGTTAGATTTTAACGCGTATTGCTATTTTTAAATCGTGTTACGAAGTTGTTTCATAAAAACCTTTTAGCTCCAATGTAGCTAATGATTGAGCGCAGTCAATAGGAAATTGGTATAAAAATGATCAATTTTAATAACAAATCACATTCGAGATTACCTTTGAACTATTAACTAAATAGTAACTTAACGGCGATCTTATCGTTAACATCAATAGTTACGGTGTCTTTTTAATCAATCACATATGTTAATCCTGTTAATCGAGATCTTTTATTTGCAGCGATGGAAATGGTGGATTAGGCTCAGTATAGAGGAATATTTTTTGGTACTGTTTCTTGGTGCAGTTTCTTAGTACACCGCAAAGCGCGAATGTGGTAAATTTGAATTAACTAAACATTCACGACTTCCGAAAAGTAACCCTTAGCAAAGCGATATGAGCAGAAACTTTGAATGGGCATCTCCAGGCTCAGATCTACTGGAGAAAGAGACAACTAAAGTAAAGCCACCGGCTATGTATAACGTTGTATTGAACAACGATGATTACACGCCTATGGACTTTGTAATCGAGATCCTAGAGCGGTTTTTCTCACTAGATATCGAAAAAGCAACGGAAGTGATGCTCAAGGTTCATTATGAAGGTAAAGCTATATGCGGCACATACAGTGCTGAAATAGCGGAAACAAAGGTAGCGCAGGTAAGGATGTACTCAAAGGAAAATGAGCATCCGCTACTATGTACAATGGAGCAAGTGTAAATTGCTCGAACAACACTGTTGTTCCCTTAGGAGGTACTTATGCTGAATAAAGAATTAGAGACGAGTTTAAATGGCGCATTTGCTCGTGCCCGAGACAAACGACATGAATTTATGACTGTCGAACACCTCCTACTAGCATTATTAGAAAATGATGCGGCCAAGGAAGCGCTCCAAGCTTGTCAGGCTGATCTCGATGCTCTCCGCAATGAGCTCGATATTTTTATCGATCAAACAACCCCACTTATCCCAGAAAGCGATGAGACTCGTGAAACGCAGCCTACGCTGAGCTTCCAGCGAGTGCTTCAGCGCGCTGTTTTTCATGTTCAATCTTCAGGTCGTAGTGAAGTAACAGGTGCAAACGTACTTGTTGCTATTTTCAGTGAGCAAGAATCTCATGCTGCATATTTACTTAAGAAGAATGACATTAGCCGCTTAGATATCGTCAACTTCATTTCTCATGGTATTACAAAAGCCAGTAACGAAGGTGATGGCTCATCACCGTCTGATTCATTTGGTGGCGCAGAGAGTGCTGAAGAAGCTAACTCTGAAGATCGTCTAGAAAATTTTGCTACTAATCTTAATGAAGTGGCGAAGCAAGGTAACATCGACCCGCTTATCGGGCGTGACAAAGAGCTTGAACGTACAGTCCAAGTTTTGTGTCGTCGTCGTAAAAATAACCCTCTATTGGTAGGTGAAGCTGGTGTGGGTAAAACCGCAATCGCTGAAGGTCTTGCATGGCGAATTGTTGAAGGACAAGTACCTGAAATCATCCAGAGCAGTGTAATTTATTCTTTAGATATTGGTTCACTTCTAGCTGGGACTAAATATCGTGGTGACTTTGAGAAGCGTTTTAAAGCGATTCTTAAGCAACTAGAGAAAGAAGAAGACGCTATTTTATTCATTGATGAAATCCACACTATTATTGGTGCTGGTGCAGCGTCTGGTGGACAGGTTGATGCGGCAAACCTAATTAAACCACTATTAAGCAGTGGTAAATTACGTTGTATTGGTTCAACGACATACCAAGAGTACAGCAGTATTTTCGAGAAGGAGCGTGCTTTAGCTCGTCGCTTCCAGAAAATCGATATTGTTGAACCATCATTAGATGACACGACGAAGATTCTGATTGGCTTGAAGCCAAAATATGAAGCTCACCACGAAGTTCGCTATACCAATAAAGCGTTGCGTGCGGCTGTGGAACTGTCAGCTAAATACATTAATGAACGTCATCTTCCTGATAAGGCGATAGATGTAATTGATGAAGCCGGTGCTCGTAGTCGTTTGGCTCCAGCAAGCCGTCGTAAAAAAACGGTAGGTGTGGCTGATATTGAGTCGATGGTTGCGAAAATGGCTCGTATTCCTGAGAAGTCAGTATCATCTTCAGACAAAGATACGCTGCAGAAACTGGATGACCGCATGAAAATGTTGGTATTCGGACAAGACCCTGCTATCGATGTATTGAGCGAAGCGATTAAGCTGACTCGTGCTGGATTGGGTGCAGACAATAAACCAGTTGGTTCATTCCTGTTTGCTGGCCCTACTGGTGTGGGTAAAACTGAGGTTACGGTTCAGCTCTCTAAATTGATGGGTATTGAGCTTCTACGCTTTGATATGTCTGAGTACGGTGAACGCCACTCCGTGAGCCGCTTGATCGGTGCTCCTCCAGGTTATGTTGGTTATGATCAAGGTGGTTTGTTGACAGATGCCGTGATCAAGAACCCTCACTCTGTGGTCTTGCTCGATGAAATTGAGAAAGCTCACCCAGATATCTTTAACCTGTTACTACAAGTAATGGATAACGGTACGTTAACGGATAACAACGGTCGCAAAGCGGATTTCCGTAACGTAATCTTAGTGATGACGACCAACGCAGGTGTTGCAGAAACCGAGAAGAAATCGATCGGCCTGATCCAGCAAGATCATGCACCAGATGCGATGGGCGAAATCAAGAAGGTATTTACTCCGGAGTTCCGTAACCGTCTTGACAATATTATTTGGTTCAACAGTCTAGACCCTAGTGTGATTAGCCAAGTTGTCGACAAGTTTATTGTTGAGCTTCAAGTTCAACTGGATGCTCGCGGCGTATCCCTAGAGGTTTCTGAGGATGCTCGTAATTGGTTAGCTGAGAGAGGCTATGACAAGACCATGGGCGCTCGTCCTATGGGACGTGTGATTCAAGATAAGCTTAAGAAGCCACTGGCAAACGAGTTGTTGTTTGGTAGTTTAGTGGACGGCGGCACGGTTAAAGTATCCCTGAAAAAAGACGACTTAGACTTTGTTTATGTGGGTGCTAAAGAAGAAGTGATGCATTAAGCGCTCTTGCTTAACGGCCTAATTTTTACGGTTTAGCCTTCAATAAGACAGATAACTAAAATAAAGCGCACGACTTCTGTTGTGCGTTTTTTGTTTATGTAGACCTTTTATTCTGTGTATTGAAAACTTCTGTGTACTGAAAATTGAGACTGCGGGGCGGGATAAGCCATCAAGCTGCAGTTATAAAAAAGCTACAGTTACGGGGAAACTGGAGTCGCGAGACAGACAAGAGTAACGGTACAAGCAAGGGGAGATTAAAAAGAGCATGGGAAAGATATCAGGTGTTTACTTGGAGCAGGTAATAGGAAGGCTTACGTCGCTATAGCGGGAGAGTCATCAGGTATATGAGGGCATTGTTACGGAAGATAAGTGGTGGGTAAAACAGGGAAGTGTTGAGAGCTACAAATGAGCCCTATATTGATGTTCCTTCTGGCGATAAAAAACGGAGCATTAAGCTCCGCTTCTTATCGTATTCGATAATTAAAAATTAACGAGCACGGAAGACGATGCGGCCTTTAGAAAGGTCGTATGGAGTCATCTCAACAGTTACTTTATCACCAGTAAGAATACGGATGTAGTTCTTGCGCATTTTACCAGAGATGTGTGCTGTCACTACGTGACCGTTTTCAAGCTCAACACGGAACATTGTGTTTGGTAGAGTATCAAGGACAGTGCCTTGCAACTCGATTACGTCTTCTTTAGCCATCTAATCCTCTTTCGAAATTTGGCGGTTTTCAACGGCTTGATTGTGCCGTTAAAATCAAAATATGTAAAGTTGTCGCGTATTCTACCCTTGCCACCGCTGATTTACTAGCCTTTGATGACGTTGAAATCGTACTTTATAGTTCATCGCAGGGCATTCATCGATTTGATAACCCAAATATAACCATTGTTTTTGTTCTTTCTGGGCATGCTGGATCTGAAATAGAACGCCGAGTGTTCCCATAGAGATGTCGATATCAGGATCGAAGAAGGTATAAAATGCGCTCGTGCAGTGAGACATCACATCAGTGATAGCGATGCCGACCAACTGACTATCATCATAGATGTGCATGAACTTTGTAGCAAGCCATTCATTTTTAGAGAATTGTAGGAACTCTTCTTTTTTTGGTGGATACATGGTTCCCGATCTGTGACGAGCGGTTATGTAACGGCTATATAAATCAAACCAGTTATCATCCATCACGTCTTTCAGTTGCCAGCGAAATGCTTTGGCTTTGTTGAGGATGCGGCGTTGGCTTTTAGAAAACTTGACCTCGGGAATCGAGAGGCGAATAGCATGGCACGCAGAGCAATTATCGCAATGTGGCTTATAAATTGTCGCTCCACTGCGGCGAAACCCGTTTGCGAGCAGAACTTCATAATTATCTGAAGTGTGCATGTGTTCATCAAGCGTGACCGCTACTCTTTCTTGAAGGTGTGGCAGGTAGCTGCAAGCATGGTTATCGGTCAATCCAATTCTGATTTGTTGTAAATCTGAACTCATGAAGGCGTTCCCTCTAGCCATTGTGATTTAAAACATCCATCGCCAAGTTGATTTTCTTTAAGTATTTTCAAAGCACTAAGGAACTCATCTCTTTCTACTTCGATAGCGCCTAACGAGTTCAAGTGAGGGTTCATCACTTGGCAATCGATGAGCTTTCCGCCAAATTGTTTAAAGTGTTTACAAAAATACCATAGTGCAATTTTAGAGGCATTAGTCTTCAGGCTGAACATCGATTCACCACAAAAGACTTGGCCTCTTTGTAAGCCGTAAAGGCCGCCGATAAGCTCGTCGCCTTGCCAAACCTCGACGGAGTGGCAGAATCCTAATGAAGCAAGTTCGCGATACGCTGACTGCATTTCACTGTTTAACCAAGTTTCTTCTTCGGGTCTCAACGATGAGCAATAACCAATCACTTTGTCGGTCGCATGGTTGATACTGACTCGATAATTGTGCTTTCTTTGAAACTTTTTAAGACTTTTTGATGGTTTGAATGTCTTAGGATCAAATACTGCTCTGGGTGCTGGGCTCCACCAAAGTATAGGCTCTCCTGGCCCATACCATGGAAATATACCTTGGCTGTAAGCGTTTAAAATTCGCATTGGCGATAAATCACCACCAAATGCGAGCAGACCGTTTGGTTCATCAAGCGCGTCGAAGGGCGAAGGAAACTCTATACTAGTAGTATCAAGTTCAGTTAGGTATATAGTCATAAGTACCGCGTTACCGATTAATCATTGACCAAGAGGTCTTTAGGAGTTTTACCATGAAGAAGTTGCTTTGGATTTTACTTGTTTTGCCCATGTTGGCAAATGCAGCTTATAACAGAAACCAAGCTAGACCGGTCAATGAGGTCGTTTATGGTGAAATTGATACGGTCAGATACATTACCCAACAAGAGATCGTAGAGTCTAAAGCAAATGGTTGGGAAACCTTGTTGGGCGCGGCTATTGGCGGCTTGATAGGGAATCAGTTTGGTGGCGGTACCGGTAAAGAAGTCGCAACGGCTGTCGGTGCTGTAGCGGGCGCAGGGATTGCCCGTAATCGAGGTAATACGCAATACCGAGTGGAATACAAGCTTGTTGAATTGTTGGTTAAAACCAAAGATGACAAGTTGGTTAATATCATCCAAGACGTCGATAATTCGATGTTGTTTAACCGAGGTGATGATGTACGGATTCTCTATTTTTCTGATGGCGTTCGTGTCGATCTAGCATACTAGTACATCAATGCGTTCGATTGGCTAATTAATAGCCTTTAACAAAGGGATTAGCTCTGGAGTTCATTGGAAAAGTTCGTTAGTCTGCAAGTACGAAGAATTATTAATCGCCCGAAAATAAATACGCGCCAGTGACCTCGGGTGGTACAAGGACTATAAGATTTAATGGAAAGCCTTACGTTACAACCAATTCAAAAAGTGAGCGGGGAAGTTAACCTACCTGGCTCTAAAAGTGTTTCTAACCGTGCCCTTCTTTTGGCTGCACTTTCAACTGGAACAACTCGTTTAACAAACTTACTCGATAGTGATGACATTCGCCATATGTTGAATGCTCTGACTCAATTGGGTGTTAACTATCAGCTATCTGAAGATAAAAAAGTTTGTGAAGTGACTGGTGTTGGTGGTTCGTTTTCAAGTAATGAAGCCCTAGAGCTTTTCTTAGGTAACGCAGGCACGGCGATGCGTCCCCTTGCCGCTGCACTTTGCTTAGGTCGTGGTGAATTTGTATTGACTGGTGAACCTCGAATGAAAGAGCGCCCTATCGGTCACTTGGTTACAGCATTACGAGCAGCAGGTGCTGACGTTGAATACCTAGAAAACGAAAACTACCCACCGTTGAAGATCATAGGTACAGGCCTTAAAAGTGGTACCGTTTCTATCGATGGGTCCATTTCTAGTCAGTTTTTAACGGCATTTTTGATGGCAGCACCTCTGGCTGAAGGCGAAGTGACCATTAAAATTGAAGGTGATTTGGTTTCTAAACCATACATCGATATAACGCTACACATTATGAAACAATTTGGCGTGGACGTGATTAATAACGACTACCAAGAGTTTGTTATTCCTACCGGACAATCGTATTCAGCACCTGGTGACTTTTTAGTTGAAGGTGATGCATCATCAGCGTCGTATTTCCTTGCTGCTGCTGCCATTAAAGGTGGTGAAATTAAGGTTACGGGTATTGGTAAAAACAGTATCCAAGGTGATATCCAATTCGCAGATGCGCTTGAAAAAATGGGTGCCGAAATTGAATGGGGTGACGACTACGTTATCTCTCGTTGTGGTGAGCTGAAAGGCATTGATATGGACTATAACCATATCCCCGATGCGGCAATGACAATCGCTACAACTGCGTTGTTTGCTAAGGGCACGACGGCGATTCGTAATGTTTACAACTGGCGCGTGAAAGAGACCGATCGTCTCGCTGCGATGGCTACAGAGCTACGTAAAGTGGGCGCTGAAGTGGAAGAAGGTGAAGACTACATCATTGTTAACCCTGTTGCTGAACTGAAACACGCGGCGATTGATACTTACGATGATCATCGTATGGCAATGTGTTTTTCTTTGGTCGCCCTAAGTGATACACCGGTGACAATCAATGATCCTGGTTGTACATCGAAGACCTTCCCTGATTACTTTGATAAGCTGAAAATGCTGAGTCAATAGAGAGACAGGAAGTAAAAAAGCTTGCCTAAATGGCAAGCTTTTTCGTTATAGCTCAATCGAAAATTCTTTGGAAAGATGGTGCGCTAAGTATTTAAACATGTTAAATACAGCGGTTGTGTTTTCTGTCGGCAATCCATTGCTGTCTAAGAAGTATTCACCTTTGAAGATGAGCACATCGTCTTTCTCTACTACGCTGTTTGCGCGCATGCCTTCAATGTAGTCATCATGTGATTGGATAATTTGGTTTGCGATTAGCAGTAAATCAAATTCTGCTATTACTTTCTTTGTCATGAGTCGATCTCTGATAACTGAATATATCGTTGAGTTTATTGTGTGGCATTAGAAATTCAATGATTTCACAACCGATTTAAGAGAGTCTTTTCAAATATCCACAATTTATTTTGTGATTTATGACAAAAATAATTGAATGGGGCTCGCGTTAGATTCGTGGACAAGCTTAGTATGACCGCGTTTATACGTAATGCCTGATGAACAGGCTCTTGCAAGTATTCTTAGTGAGTACTTTATAGCTTCTTTATATTGTGCCCCTTTTATCTACAGAGTCGTCGATTTGTCGACCGATCAGATCCAATTTTGAAAAAAGCGGTTGATCTTCTAGTAATCTCGCACAATAGTAAAAAAAGAAGCAATGAATTTAGAATATCATGCGTAAAAGCCCACAAGTTAAATTGTTGGTGCTGAAGCATCGTGATTAAGGACGTTAGAGTCAATATGGGTAAATCGCTAGTTATAGTGGAGTCGCCGGCCAAGGCTAAAACCATCAATAAATATCTTGGTAAAGACTTTGTCGTTAAGTCGAGTGTAGGTCACGTTCGTGATTTGCCAACGGCAGGTCAAAGTACTGGCAAAAAGGCTACTGCAGTTTCAACCAAGGATATGAGCCCAGAAGATAAAGCTCGTATCAAGAAAGAAAAAGATCGCAAAGCTCTGATTAAAAAGATGGGAATTAACCCATATCAAGAGTGGGAAGCGAATTACCAAATTCTACCAGGTAAAGAAAAAGTCGTTGCTGAATTGCAAAAACTGGCTGAGAACGCAGACCATGTTTATCTCGCAACCGATTTGGATCGCGAAGGAGAAGCTATCGCATGGCACCTTCGTGAGATCATCGGTGGCGATGAAACGCGATACAAACGAGTCGTTTTTAACGAAATCACCAAGAATGCTATTCAACAAGCTTTCGAAACTCCAGGTGAGCTGAACATTGATGGTGTAAACGCACAACAAGCACGACGTTTCATGGACCGTGTTGTGGGCTTTATGGTGTCACCTTTGCTTTGGAAAAAAGTAGCGAGAGGCTTATCCGCTGGCCGTGTTCAATCTGTAGCCGTAAAACTACTTGTTGAGCGTGAGCGCGAGATCAACGCTTTTATCCCTGAAGAATTCTGGGATGTGCATGCTGATACTAAAACAACCGACAAAACGGATTTCAGACTGCAAGTTGCACAGAAAGACGGTGTTGCGTTTAGACCAGACAATGAAGCGCAAACTCTAGCAGCCGTTAATGTTTTAGAAAAAGCTCAATATGAAGTGTGTAAACGTGAAGACCGCCCAACGAAGAGTAAGCCGTCTGCACCTTACATCACGTCAACGCTGCAACAAGCGGCGAGTACTCGTCTTGGTTACGGCGTAAAGAAAACCATGATGCTGGCTCAACGCCTGTATGAAGCGGGTTACATCACTTATATGCGTACTGACTCGACTAACTTGAGTTCAGAAGCTGTAGAAGCCGCTCGTGAATACATTGGTTCAGAGTTTGGTGAGCAATATTTACCATCTAAAGCGCTTGTATACGGCAGCAAGGAGGGCGCTCAAGAGGCCCACGAAGCGATTCGTCCTTCAAGTGTAGATGTTAAGTCGGAAGATCTAAACGGCGTGGACGCAGACGCACACAAGCTTTACTCGCTGATTTGGAATCAATTTGTTGCTTGTCAAATGACACCAGCGCAATACGACTCAACAACGGTAAGCGTCAAAGCTGATGAATACACGCTAAAAGCGAAAGGTCGAATTCTTAAATTTGATGGTTGGACTCGTGTTCAGCGCCCAATGGGTAAGAATGAAGACACGATTCTTCCTGCAGTACAAATTGGCGATAAGTTAGATCTAATCGCGTTAGATCCTAAACAACACTTCACTAAGCCACCGGCACGTTTCACTGAAGCGGCGCTAGTAAAAGAGCTAGAGAAGCGTGGTATTGGTCGTCCTTCAACTTACGCATCAATCATCTCGACGATTCAAGATCGTGGTTATGTGAAAGTTGAACAGCGTCGTTTCTACGCTGAGAAGATGGGTGAAATTGTTACTGACCGTCTAGACGGTAGTTTCAATGACCTAATGAACTATGACTTTACTGCTCGTATGGAGCAAAAGTTAGACCAAATTGC harbors:
- the topA gene encoding type I DNA topoisomerase codes for the protein MGKSLVIVESPAKAKTINKYLGKDFVVKSSVGHVRDLPTAGQSTGKKATAVSTKDMSPEDKARIKKEKDRKALIKKMGINPYQEWEANYQILPGKEKVVAELQKLAENADHVYLATDLDREGEAIAWHLREIIGGDETRYKRVVFNEITKNAIQQAFETPGELNIDGVNAQQARRFMDRVVGFMVSPLLWKKVARGLSAGRVQSVAVKLLVEREREINAFIPEEFWDVHADTKTTDKTDFRLQVAQKDGVAFRPDNEAQTLAAVNVLEKAQYEVCKREDRPTKSKPSAPYITSTLQQAASTRLGYGVKKTMMLAQRLYEAGYITYMRTDSTNLSSEAVEAAREYIGSEFGEQYLPSKALVYGSKEGAQEAHEAIRPSSVDVKSEDLNGVDADAHKLYSLIWNQFVACQMTPAQYDSTTVSVKADEYTLKAKGRILKFDGWTRVQRPMGKNEDTILPAVQIGDKLDLIALDPKQHFTKPPARFTEAALVKELEKRGIGRPSTYASIISTIQDRGYVKVEQRRFYAEKMGEIVTDRLDGSFNDLMNYDFTARMEQKLDQIAEGEANWKGVLDNFFTDFTGDLEKADLDEDAGGMKPNHIVETDIECPTCSRKMGIRTASTGVFLGCSGYALPPKERCKTTINLGDEDGIINVLEEDVETAALRAKKRCPICETAMDAYLIDDKRKMHVCGNNPNCEGYVVEHGEFKVKGYDGPLVECDKCGSDMILKNGRFGKYMDCTSEDCKNTRKILKNGEVAPPKEDPVHFPELPCENSDAYFVLRDGASGLFMAASNFPKSRETRAPLVEELVRFKDRISPKFQYLASAPVADPDGKPAVVRFSRKTKENYVRTEADGKPSGWTALYIDGKWEITDKRKKPKEK
- a CDS encoding YciN family protein, with the translated sequence MTKKVIAEFDLLLIANQIIQSHDDYIEGMRANSVVEKDDVLIFKGEYFLDSNGLPTENTTAVFNMFKYLAHHLSKEFSIEL